The following coding sequences are from one Paenibacillus tundrae window:
- a CDS encoding ArsR/SmtB family transcription factor: MIRANTDAEWLPLYEALASEVRLQIIRLVADTPMNVKDIAASLGLSSAIVTMHVRKLQDVGIIQSKMVRKDGGTHKMNSLAVDWIGISMPQDTGSSNKVHEVAIPVGHYTHFDVYPTCGLATSTHVIGQYDDPRYFLDPERMHALILWMGRGFVEYKIPNYILSGQQINAIELSLEIGSEAPSVNPNWPSDITFTLNGIRLGEWTSPGDSGNGRGMFTPEWWSESVNQYGMLKVLRITDEGTFIDGQRLSDVKLSDIPVERNQWTLRLSVEEDAQHVGGMTLYGEGFGNYNQDILFRLYYQD, from the coding sequence GTGATCAGAGCAAATACCGATGCAGAATGGCTGCCCCTCTATGAGGCGCTTGCCAGTGAAGTTCGTCTGCAAATTATCCGTCTCGTCGCGGACACTCCCATGAACGTCAAAGATATCGCTGCTTCGCTTGGTCTAAGCAGTGCCATTGTAACGATGCACGTTCGGAAGCTTCAGGACGTAGGTATTATTCAATCGAAGATGGTTCGTAAAGATGGCGGTACCCACAAAATGAACAGTTTAGCGGTGGATTGGATCGGAATCTCGATGCCTCAGGACACCGGATCATCCAATAAAGTTCATGAGGTTGCGATTCCGGTGGGGCACTACACCCATTTTGACGTTTATCCAACCTGTGGATTAGCTACCTCTACTCATGTGATCGGTCAATATGATGACCCACGTTACTTTTTAGACCCAGAGCGGATGCATGCTTTAATTCTCTGGATGGGGCGAGGATTTGTAGAATATAAAATTCCAAACTACATTCTGTCCGGGCAACAGATTAATGCGATTGAGCTGTCTCTGGAGATCGGTTCAGAAGCACCGTCCGTTAATCCAAACTGGCCTTCTGATATTACGTTTACACTGAATGGGATAAGGCTCGGGGAATGGACAAGTCCCGGCGATTCCGGCAACGGACGCGGTATGTTCACCCCGGAATGGTGGAGCGAGAGCGTTAACCAATATGGCATGTTAAAAGTGCTACGGATTACCGATGAGGGGACATTTATCGATGGACAGCGTTTATCTGATGTGAAGCTCTCGGACATTCCGGTGGAGCGCAATCAGTGGACATTGCGCTTATCGGTTGAGGAAGATGCGCAGCATGTCGGAGGTATGACCTTGTATGGCGAAGGATTCGGAAACTATAACCAAGATATCCTGTTCCGTCTCTACTATCAGGACTGA
- a CDS encoding alpha-N-arabinofuranosidase, whose translation MEKAKMTVDKDFKIGEVDKRLYGSFIEHLGRAVYGGIYEPGHSSANEQGFRTDVLEMVKELQVPIVRYPGGNFVSGYNWEDSVGPVSERKRRLELAWRTIETNEFGFNEFVDWTKQANSEVMMAVNLGTRGADAARNIVEYSNHPEGSYYSDLRIKHGYKEPHAIKTWCLGNEMDGPWQIGHKTAEEYGRAAVEAAKVMKWTDPTIELVACGSSSLNMQTFPDWEATVLDHTYDHVEYLSLHQYYGNQENDTPTFLARSLEMDRFIDTVKATCDYIKAKKRSKKTMYLSFDEWNVWYHSHENDSKMDPWQIAPPQLEDIYNHEDALLVGCMLISMLKHADRVKMACLAQLVNVIAPIMTDTGGGSWRQTIFYPFMHASVYGRGTALVPLIQSPKYDTKQITDVPYLEGIAVHNEELGEVTVFAVNRHLEESLPLEVDLRSFGKCSLIEHIVLENDDLKATNTAAQPNRVVPHNRGGAEVSDTLITASLAKASWNVIRLKVQ comes from the coding sequence ATGGAAAAAGCGAAAATGACAGTAGACAAAGATTTTAAAATTGGTGAAGTTGATAAGCGCTTGTACGGATCTTTTATAGAACACCTGGGACGCGCTGTATATGGTGGGATTTACGAGCCGGGACATTCTTCAGCGAATGAGCAAGGTTTCCGTACAGATGTGCTGGAGATGGTGAAGGAGCTGCAGGTGCCGATTGTACGTTATCCAGGAGGGAATTTTGTATCCGGTTACAATTGGGAAGATTCCGTTGGACCAGTGTCTGAGCGTAAGCGTAGATTGGAATTGGCATGGAGAACGATCGAGACGAATGAATTTGGCTTCAACGAATTCGTAGACTGGACGAAGCAGGCGAATTCCGAAGTGATGATGGCGGTCAATCTGGGAACAAGAGGAGCAGATGCTGCCCGTAATATCGTAGAGTACAGCAACCATCCGGAAGGTTCGTATTATAGTGATCTTCGGATCAAGCATGGTTACAAAGAGCCGCATGCGATCAAAACATGGTGTCTAGGTAACGAGATGGACGGCCCTTGGCAAATTGGTCACAAAACGGCTGAGGAATACGGGCGTGCTGCAGTAGAGGCGGCAAAAGTGATGAAGTGGACGGATCCAACGATTGAGTTGGTGGCTTGCGGAAGCTCTAGCTTGAATATGCAAACGTTCCCGGATTGGGAAGCAACGGTGCTGGATCATACGTATGATCACGTCGAGTATCTTTCCCTACACCAATATTATGGCAATCAGGAGAACGATACGCCGACATTCCTTGCACGCTCGCTTGAAATGGATCGTTTCATCGACACGGTGAAGGCAACTTGTGATTATATCAAAGCGAAGAAACGCAGTAAGAAGACGATGTATCTCTCCTTTGACGAGTGGAATGTATGGTATCACTCCCATGAAAATGATTCGAAAATGGATCCATGGCAGATTGCTCCGCCGCAACTGGAGGATATTTATAACCACGAGGATGCACTTCTCGTAGGTTGTATGCTCATCAGCATGCTCAAACATGCAGATCGAGTCAAAATGGCATGTTTGGCACAGCTTGTTAATGTTATTGCGCCAATTATGACAGATACAGGCGGTGGTTCATGGAGACAGACCATCTTCTATCCATTTATGCATGCTTCCGTATACGGACGTGGAACAGCGTTGGTGCCGTTGATTCAATCTCCGAAATATGACACAAAACAAATTACGGATGTTCCTTATCTGGAAGGGATTGCGGTGCATAACGAAGAGCTTGGAGAAGTGACTGTATTTGCAGTGAACCGTCATCTGGAAGAATCTTTGCCGCTTGAAGTGGACTTGCGCAGCTTTGGGAAGTGCAGCTTGATCGAGCATATTGTGCTTGAGAATGATGATCTCAAAGCGACCAATACAGCAGCACAGCCGAACCGTGTTGTTCCGCATAACCGCGGGGGAGCAGAGGTATCGGATACGTTGATTACAGCAAGTCTTGCCAAAGCGTCTTGGAACGTCATCCGATTGAAAGTTCAGTAA
- a CDS encoding MBL fold metallo-hydrolase, which yields MKFQLIRNATLWLEYGGLNILVDPMLMDAESMPGFPNTPNELRNPRVSLPETETDYLNPDLLIVTHTHPDHWDEAAAKHLRKDIPLLCQPGDEHVFTNAGFTDVTAVEDKHEHHSVRFARTSGHHGTGEIGKRMGNVSGFVLEADGEPVTYIAGDTIWCEEPAEAIRQYTPDVIVVNAGGARFNEGDPITMDEHDVVAVKQHAPSAHVIAVHMDAINHCVVSRADLANHLASEQLDGQVLIPLDGESFEF from the coding sequence ATGAAATTTCAATTGATCCGCAATGCTACGCTGTGGCTGGAATATGGAGGTCTGAACATTCTAGTTGATCCGATGTTGATGGATGCTGAATCCATGCCCGGATTTCCGAACACCCCAAATGAGTTGCGCAACCCGAGAGTGAGCCTGCCAGAAACCGAAACAGATTACCTCAACCCTGATCTGTTGATTGTCACTCATACTCATCCAGATCATTGGGATGAAGCTGCTGCGAAGCATCTCCGCAAAGATATCCCGCTGTTATGCCAGCCTGGAGATGAGCATGTGTTTACCAATGCGGGGTTCACCGACGTAACGGCTGTGGAGGATAAACATGAGCATCATTCGGTACGATTCGCTCGCACCTCCGGTCATCATGGTACGGGTGAGATTGGTAAACGTATGGGCAACGTATCCGGCTTCGTTCTGGAAGCAGACGGTGAACCCGTCACGTATATTGCCGGTGATACGATCTGGTGCGAGGAGCCTGCTGAGGCAATTCGTCAGTATACTCCAGACGTTATTGTTGTGAATGCTGGGGGTGCACGCTTCAACGAGGGGGATCCCATTACGATGGACGAGCATGACGTTGTTGCTGTGAAGCAACATGCGCCATCCGCTCATGTGATCGCTGTGCATATGGATGCCATTAACCATTGCGTAGTATCCCGCGCTGATCTCGCCAACCATCTGGCATCCGAGCAGTTGGATGGTCAAGTACTTATCCCACTTGACGGTGAGAGTTTTGAGTTTTGA
- a CDS encoding Lrp/AsnC family transcriptional regulator — protein MNETIDDTDLRILQILIQDAKRSHKEIGEDVHLTGQAVGARLRKLQDLGVIEGYTVKWNPERLGLGLQAFVTVFMNSGDRHVAFRTFIASHEDIVEVHRISGEGCYLMRVRTGTTEQLNQLLEELLHYGNYKMSLSIRVEK, from the coding sequence ATGAATGAAACGATAGATGACACAGATCTGCGTATTTTACAGATTCTTATTCAGGACGCCAAGCGTTCTCACAAAGAAATCGGAGAAGACGTTCACCTGACTGGGCAGGCCGTAGGTGCAAGATTGCGCAAGCTGCAGGATCTGGGTGTGATAGAAGGGTATACAGTAAAATGGAACCCAGAACGTCTTGGCCTCGGGCTTCAGGCATTTGTTACCGTATTCATGAATTCGGGTGATCGACACGTCGCTTTTCGGACATTTATCGCTTCACATGAAGATATCGTTGAAGTGCATCGTATTAGCGGAGAAGGCTGTTACCTGATGCGGGTTCGCACCGGAACGACAGAACAACTGAACCAATTACTTGAGGAACTTTTACACTATGGAAACTATAAGATGAGCTTGTCCATTCGTGTGGAGAAATGA
- a CDS encoding DUF5381 family protein, which translates to MESESTVPTSNIQHIRYRRFTALWKGTLFLLFIILCIQLLWFIYDGLSGKLETLYYSIAAVLGIWFIGPLCLMFGARFIKQPPVLLSWNDEAILCGKRSIRWEQIRKIELSSYHFSKWILSSSPMIVLFLNDGTRHHIATDHLLSKKERDKAINLLQQTLRNKHPREDGFTSSL; encoded by the coding sequence ATGGAATCAGAATCAACAGTACCAACTTCGAATATACAGCACATTCGATACCGACGATTCACAGCTCTCTGGAAGGGAACACTGTTTCTGCTGTTTATAATCCTGTGCATTCAACTGTTATGGTTTATATATGATGGGCTATCTGGCAAACTGGAAACATTATATTACTCGATCGCAGCCGTTCTGGGCATATGGTTCATCGGCCCGTTATGCCTGATGTTTGGAGCTCGATTCATCAAGCAGCCGCCTGTGTTACTGTCTTGGAATGATGAAGCCATCCTGTGCGGTAAACGAAGTATCCGTTGGGAACAAATTCGCAAAATTGAATTGTCCTCGTATCACTTTAGCAAGTGGATCTTGTCGTCTTCACCAATGATTGTCCTATTCCTAAATGACGGCACACGGCACCACATTGCAACAGATCACTTGCTTAGCAAAAAGGAACGAGACAAAGCAATCAACCTGCTTCAGCAAACATTGCGCAATAAGCATCCACGGGAGGATGGATTTACGTCATCGTTATGA
- a CDS encoding ABC transporter ATP-binding protein: MSDHKPDADTTSTTTTEPDQSKRTSFKAMMAYAKPHRLTFLGIFLCSLLGISADLLQPYLVKIAIDDHLAIGQTSVAFLVQLAAIYLGLAVISFVFTYVQNNLLQHVGQNIVSRIRKDLFRHISKMSMSFFDRFHIGSLVTNVSSDTETISSFFTQVLLSLIRDGMMLVLIIFFMFQLDPVLAGYSLIVLPIIAIVAVLFRSRLRKAYQNARTRLSRLIAFTAENLSGMFLIQAFHQEEEQKKRFSEKNQDHLQANITQARSNVIFNRTFDILGNAALVMMVWLGGRAVLGESLQVGVLYAFISYIRQFFQPINQITMQWNTFQSTTVSMDRIWKILSTRPEVADPKPQDAHTLEPQHVMGQVDFNDVSFGYQPDRPLIAHLNLHLYPGEMVGIVGTTGAGKSTLISLLNRFYDVQAGRIEIDGTDIRRIPQANLHRIVGLIQQEPFLFSGTIIDNVRMFREDIPREKAIEACRFVGAAAMIERLPDGYDTRLSERGSGLSAGQRQLISFARIVVFEPRVLILDEATANLDSHTEQLVQQALETVSQGRTTIVIAHRLSTVMHADRILVMENGEIVEEGSHQELIAAKGVYADLYKHAREAGENNAASG; this comes from the coding sequence TTGAGTGACCATAAACCTGATGCAGATACAACATCCACAACAACAACGGAACCAGATCAGAGTAAGCGCACTTCCTTCAAAGCCATGATGGCATATGCCAAACCGCATAGACTTACCTTTTTGGGAATCTTTTTGTGCTCACTACTCGGCATTTCTGCTGACTTACTTCAGCCTTATTTAGTCAAAATTGCGATCGATGACCATCTTGCGATAGGTCAAACAAGTGTTGCATTTCTGGTTCAACTCGCAGCCATTTATTTAGGCTTAGCTGTCATCAGCTTTGTTTTTACTTATGTACAAAATAATCTGTTGCAACATGTCGGTCAGAACATCGTCTCTCGTATTCGCAAAGACCTATTCCGGCATATTTCCAAAATGTCGATGTCATTTTTTGATCGGTTTCATATTGGCAGCCTGGTTACGAATGTCTCCAGCGATACGGAAACGATCAGCAGTTTCTTCACGCAAGTGCTGCTCAGTCTGATTCGGGATGGCATGATGCTCGTCCTCATTATCTTTTTCATGTTTCAACTAGATCCGGTACTGGCAGGATATTCACTCATTGTGTTACCGATTATCGCTATAGTTGCCGTACTATTTCGAAGCAGACTACGAAAAGCTTATCAGAACGCACGCACACGTCTCTCTCGTCTGATTGCGTTTACCGCTGAGAACTTGTCCGGCATGTTCCTCATTCAAGCTTTTCATCAGGAGGAAGAACAGAAGAAACGGTTCTCGGAAAAAAATCAGGATCATCTGCAAGCCAACATTACTCAGGCTCGTTCCAATGTCATTTTCAACCGTACATTTGATATTCTGGGCAATGCCGCACTGGTCATGATGGTTTGGTTAGGAGGTCGGGCAGTCCTTGGCGAGTCATTACAGGTAGGTGTACTCTACGCCTTTATCAGCTACATTCGCCAGTTCTTTCAGCCGATCAACCAGATTACGATGCAATGGAACACGTTCCAATCTACTACGGTATCCATGGATCGCATCTGGAAAATTCTAAGCACCCGTCCTGAAGTCGCGGATCCCAAGCCCCAAGATGCACACACACTTGAGCCACAGCATGTGATGGGTCAGGTTGATTTTAACGATGTATCGTTCGGATACCAACCAGATCGTCCACTGATAGCGCATCTGAATCTGCATCTGTATCCTGGAGAAATGGTCGGCATTGTAGGGACAACGGGAGCAGGCAAAAGCACACTGATCTCTCTACTGAATCGCTTCTATGATGTTCAGGCAGGTCGTATTGAAATCGATGGTACAGATATCCGGCGAATCCCCCAAGCCAATCTTCATCGAATCGTTGGTTTAATTCAGCAGGAGCCCTTTCTATTCTCGGGAACGATTATCGATAATGTGCGAATGTTCCGCGAGGATATTCCGCGGGAAAAAGCAATTGAAGCCTGCCGTTTTGTCGGAGCAGCAGCGATGATTGAGCGTTTGCCTGATGGATACGATACACGTCTATCTGAACGAGGCAGCGGATTGTCAGCTGGACAGCGACAGCTCATATCGTTTGCAAGGATTGTGGTATTCGAGCCTCGCGTGCTCATCTTGGATGAAGCAACGGCTAATCTAGACTCCCATACCGAGCAACTGGTACAACAAGCCCTGGAAACTGTATCTCAAGGACGAACAACGATTGTCATTGCACACCGACTCTCCACTGTCATGCATGCTGACCGGATTCTCGTCATGGAGAATGGCGAGATTGTCGAGGAAGGATCACATCAAGAACTTATCGCCGCCAAAGGCGTATATGCTGACTTGTATAAACATGCTCGAGAAGCTGGAGAGAATAACGCCGCCTCGGGATAA
- a CDS encoding ABC transporter ATP-binding protein → MSKTGLLRGYVVANWPVYLVAILLIIASNVGQASLPRILGSFTDQLMQHKIQMNTVVQYSLSLLAIAIAYNLLFGTGQFMIMKLGRRFEFMTRERIFSKFSELSEHYFSKQGNGKLLSYVMNDVTSVREAISNGVTLMTNATFLLLSCIVMMLLSGIPQSLILISVIPLLAIPFLVVFFGPRIRKRSRDVQEALANMTEAAEEQLGGIRVTKTFAIEDVAQERFGTTVDAIKAKQLRLVRLSSLFQALLPLLGAISLVVSLLVGGILTMQNSITLGSFVALTLYLRIIMGPLQQIGNVINTVQRSGASLERVNDLLLEVPDVRERSGAQPLDKVSDISIDQLTFTYPGSSSPSLRNIRLNIRTGRTVGIVGRTGSGKSTLVKLLLRTYEPPEGTIRMNGTDIRALSLESLRSRIAYVPQDGFLFSTTIRDNIAFSDRNASLGTVEHSAKQAMIYDNITRFPDRFDTLLGERGLTLSGGQRQRTSLARGLIKKSELLILDDSMSAVDAVTESGILRSLREIGKGKTTLIISHRISAVRHADDIIVLDQGRIAEQGTHSQLMAANGLYAATYRLQEEGLHLE, encoded by the coding sequence ATGTCCAAGACAGGATTATTACGAGGCTATGTGGTTGCCAACTGGCCTGTATATCTGGTCGCGATCCTTCTAATCATTGCCTCCAATGTAGGTCAGGCATCTTTACCCCGAATTCTGGGCAGCTTCACGGATCAGTTAATGCAACATAAAATTCAGATGAACACCGTCGTTCAGTACAGCCTCTCCTTACTGGCTATTGCCATCGCTTATAATTTACTGTTTGGTACAGGACAATTCATGATTATGAAGCTTGGCCGTCGGTTTGAATTCATGACACGTGAGCGAATATTCAGCAAATTTTCCGAACTGAGCGAGCATTATTTTTCCAAACAAGGTAACGGCAAGCTGCTCAGCTATGTAATGAACGACGTCACATCAGTACGTGAAGCCATCTCCAATGGTGTGACATTGATGACAAATGCAACATTCCTGTTGCTGTCATGTATTGTCATGATGCTGCTTAGCGGGATACCCCAGAGCCTAATTCTAATCAGTGTGATTCCGCTGTTAGCTATCCCATTTCTGGTCGTATTTTTTGGACCGCGCATTCGAAAGCGCTCCCGCGACGTGCAAGAGGCTCTGGCAAATATGACCGAAGCTGCCGAAGAACAGCTGGGTGGCATCCGGGTTACCAAAACATTTGCGATTGAAGACGTTGCTCAGGAGCGATTTGGCACAACCGTTGATGCAATCAAAGCAAAACAATTGCGCTTAGTACGCCTGTCGTCTCTATTCCAGGCTCTACTTCCGCTACTCGGTGCCATTTCACTCGTTGTATCACTGCTCGTTGGCGGCATACTAACGATGCAGAATTCCATCACGCTCGGTAGTTTTGTAGCGCTGACATTATATTTACGTATTATTATGGGGCCGCTGCAGCAGATCGGTAATGTTATTAATACCGTGCAACGCTCTGGAGCTTCACTGGAGAGAGTCAATGATCTGCTCCTAGAAGTACCAGATGTACGGGAACGTTCAGGGGCTCAGCCGCTTGATAAGGTAAGCGATATCTCTATTGACCAACTGACTTTTACGTACCCAGGAAGTTCTTCTCCTTCGCTCCGTAATATTCGACTGAATATTCGTACAGGTCGTACGGTTGGCATCGTAGGCAGAACTGGTTCAGGCAAGAGCACCTTGGTCAAGTTGTTACTTCGTACATACGAACCACCCGAGGGAACGATTCGCATGAATGGTACAGATATTCGCGCTTTATCACTGGAGAGCCTGAGATCCCGCATTGCCTATGTTCCGCAAGATGGATTCTTATTCAGCACCACCATTCGAGACAATATTGCCTTCAGCGACCGTAATGCGTCGCTCGGTACCGTTGAACACAGCGCGAAGCAAGCGATGATCTACGATAACATCACACGTTTCCCAGACCGCTTTGATACTTTACTCGGCGAGCGCGGACTTACCCTATCTGGTGGACAGCGCCAACGTACCAGCTTGGCTCGGGGATTAATTAAGAAATCCGAGTTGCTCATTTTGGACGACAGCATGAGTGCTGTGGATGCCGTTACTGAAAGTGGCATTTTGCGAAGTCTACGTGAGATCGGTAAAGGCAAAACAACTTTGATTATTTCACATCGGATCAGCGCGGTCCGTCATGCAGATGACATCATTGTGCTTGATCAGGGGCGTATCGCAGAACAAGGCACCCACTCCCAGTTGATGGCAGCGAATGGGTTATATGCCGCAACGTATCGTTTGCAGGAGGAGGGATTACATCTTGAGTGA
- a CDS encoding S-layer homology domain-containing protein, whose product MKHKKGLAATLALCVSLTAGGASVLAFSDVKDEGQKTVVDTLKSKGIVNGVTSDLFRPDQALSEPQGVQLIVKAFGLKNEYAAASAAQNKISPDTWYADAVQAATQNGLSIPVELNPQGEMTREQFVILLHEGINTTGNYPVIMKYNLVNDEDKIGKDAKSAVQNLLNMNIIELDKDGNFRPDQSLTRMEAASMIFNALEFVDSHGNGGSSEPAPTEPGEGQQGIVPSVTTTKVDDKTTKVKLTAEMPHPGYGLKIDDVKLEKDGRAIVLYTIVQPDPDMMYPMVITNVTAETDIPTGYTAEVQPSGK is encoded by the coding sequence ATGAAACATAAAAAAGGATTGGCGGCAACGCTTGCACTATGCGTGTCATTAACGGCAGGAGGTGCTTCGGTACTCGCTTTTTCAGATGTGAAGGATGAAGGGCAAAAAACAGTTGTGGATACATTGAAATCGAAAGGCATCGTGAACGGTGTGACCTCAGATCTATTCCGTCCAGATCAGGCATTGTCAGAGCCACAAGGTGTGCAGTTGATTGTAAAGGCATTTGGTTTGAAAAATGAATATGCTGCTGCTTCAGCGGCTCAAAATAAAATTAGTCCAGACACATGGTATGCTGATGCTGTACAGGCTGCAACGCAGAATGGTCTGTCCATTCCGGTCGAGTTGAATCCGCAAGGGGAGATGACGCGTGAACAGTTTGTCATTTTACTCCACGAAGGTATTAACACAACAGGTAACTATCCAGTGATCATGAAGTATAATCTTGTGAATGACGAAGATAAAATTGGTAAGGACGCCAAATCTGCGGTTCAGAACCTGCTGAATATGAACATCATTGAACTGGATAAGGACGGTAACTTCCGTCCAGATCAGTCGCTTACCCGTATGGAGGCTGCAAGCATGATCTTCAATGCACTTGAATTTGTGGATTCGCATGGAAATGGTGGTTCGTCTGAACCCGCTCCAACCGAGCCGGGCGAGGGTCAACAAGGAATCGTACCAAGCGTGACAACGACGAAGGTCGATGATAAAACGACGAAAGTTAAGCTGACGGCTGAAATGCCGCATCCTGGTTATGGCTTGAAGATTGATGATGTGAAGCTGGAGAAGGATGGACGTGCGATCGTGCTCTACACTATTGTTCAGCCTGATCCTGACATGATGTATCCAATGGTTATTACGAATGTAACTGCTGAGACAGATATTCCTACAGGCTACACAGCAGAAGTACAGCCATCAGGTAAGTAA
- a CDS encoding ABC transporter ATP-binding protein, protein MNPSRVVIIEILNQSKKIIFLILLFNISASLVSIVQPLLIKSLFDNILPGKQIGTATLYIVLLVCIPIVYAAFHSFTAYYNNELGNKLSEKLRLRLFSQLLASRPKHVDKIGRGEIINRITSQVGMLCEIFVVETIMSIVSNAFLLIATLWIMLSMSMELTLVAVISFPVFMYGFKRFRNKTEKLDKQYYGILEKGIGYLNDFFHNLKAVHMSNGHEAEQKRWSDWNDQAWKISKQSRVFHHMILNLVADTVISLITGVIYGYSLYLILKGEISPGTLLAFIVILPRLYSIFKSLFTMNIDMSRMKVIMNNLNEILELEKIESGIKVPDYNRAPRIQMNNVSYRYTKEDSSGISNFTLDIKPGDFVGIIGLSGSGKSTIFELIHRYMEPDDGEILLDGTPVKELNLQELRKYVGYSPQKGVLWNLSILENIIYPLQREDLDEETLLRFNTAVEMAHGKAFVEAMPEQYEKKVESHGDNLSGGEIQRILLARTFMTPSRVLLLDEYTSALDAMTESNLNDTLLNLKGQQTILVIAHRLSTVKNADYILVVEKGQIVEQGSPEELHFRKGVFYKMTEKQRI, encoded by the coding sequence ATGAATCCATCTCGGGTAGTAATTATTGAAATTTTAAATCAAAGTAAAAAAATCATTTTTTTGATTCTATTGTTCAATATCTCTGCCTCGTTAGTCTCAATTGTACAACCACTATTAATCAAGAGTTTATTTGATAACATTTTGCCTGGAAAGCAGATTGGAACCGCTACATTATATATTGTACTTCTTGTATGCATTCCTATTGTTTATGCCGCGTTTCATAGCTTTACTGCTTATTATAACAACGAATTGGGAAATAAGTTATCTGAAAAACTTCGTCTTCGATTGTTTTCACAATTGCTGGCGAGCAGACCGAAGCATGTCGATAAGATCGGAAGAGGAGAAATCATCAACCGAATTACATCGCAAGTGGGAATGTTATGTGAAATCTTTGTCGTAGAGACCATAATGTCTATCGTATCTAATGCTTTTTTACTGATAGCTACGTTGTGGATTATGTTGTCCATGAGTATGGAGCTTACGTTAGTAGCTGTTATTTCATTTCCTGTGTTTATGTATGGCTTCAAACGTTTCAGAAACAAGACAGAGAAGCTGGATAAGCAATATTATGGAATTTTGGAAAAGGGTATCGGGTATTTGAATGATTTTTTTCACAATTTAAAAGCTGTACATATGTCTAACGGACATGAGGCTGAACAAAAACGCTGGAGTGACTGGAATGATCAGGCATGGAAGATTTCCAAACAATCTCGTGTGTTTCATCATATGATTTTAAACCTCGTTGCGGATACAGTAATCTCCTTGATTACTGGTGTGATTTATGGCTACAGTCTGTACCTGATTCTAAAAGGTGAAATCTCACCAGGTACATTACTGGCGTTTATTGTGATTCTTCCAAGATTGTACAGCATATTTAAATCGCTATTTACGATGAATATTGATATGAGCCGAATGAAGGTTATTATGAATAACCTGAATGAGATTTTGGAGTTGGAAAAGATTGAATCAGGTATTAAGGTACCTGATTATAACAGAGCTCCTCGAATTCAGATGAACAATGTATCTTATCGTTATACGAAAGAAGATTCTTCTGGTATTTCGAACTTCACTTTGGATATTAAGCCAGGGGATTTTGTGGGCATTATTGGATTAAGTGGGTCAGGAAAATCTACGATTTTTGAATTAATTCACAGATATATGGAGCCGGATGACGGAGAGATCTTACTGGACGGAACTCCAGTTAAAGAACTGAATCTTCAGGAATTAAGAAAATATGTGGGCTATTCCCCGCAAAAGGGAGTGCTTTGGAACTTATCTATTTTGGAAAACATTATTTATCCACTTCAACGAGAAGACTTGGATGAAGAGACGCTGCTCAGATTTAATACTGCGGTTGAAATGGCTCATGGTAAAGCATTTGTTGAGGCTATGCCTGAGCAATATGAGAAGAAGGTTGAAAGCCACGGAGATAACCTCTCTGGTGGAGAAATCCAAAGAATTTTGTTAGCGAGGACATTCATGACTCCATCCCGCGTACTGCTGCTGGACGAGTATACCTCTGCTCTTGATGCCATGACAGAGAGTAACTTGAATGATACATTATTGAATTTAAAAGGGCAGCAGACGATTTTAGTCATTGCACATAGACTCTCGACGGTTAAGAATGCAGATTACATCCTGGTGGTCGAAAAGGGACAGATTGTAGAGCAAGGTAGCCCAGAAGAATTGCATTTCCGCAAGGGTGTCTTTTATAAGATGACAGAAAAGCAGAGAATATAG